Proteins found in one Microtus pennsylvanicus isolate mMicPen1 chromosome 14, mMicPen1.hap1, whole genome shotgun sequence genomic segment:
- the LOC142835090 gene encoding acyl-coenzyme A thioesterase 1 isoform X1 produces the protein MVASLLAVLRTSRLCQWGCKSRAQLLGPLPFGPGGWSTWAPERTNATLSLEPAGRSCWDEPLSISVRGLAPEQPVTLRAALRDEKGALFRSHARYRADPHGELDLARAPALGGSFAGLEPMGLLWAMEPDRPLWRLIKRDVQTPFVVELEVLDGHEPDGGRLLARVVHERHFMAPGVRRVPVREGRVRATLFLPPEPGPYPGIVDLFGVGGGLLEYRASLLAGKGFAVLALAYYKYDDLPKGLETMRIEYFEEAVNYLLSHPEVKGPGIGILGISKGGELGLAMASFLKGIKAAVFINGSVAAVGNTIYYKEETIPPVSLLRDRVKVTKDGFLDVVEGLQSPLVETKSFIPVERSDTTFLLLVGQDDRNWKSEFYANEISKRLQAHGKEKPQIICYPEAGHYIEPPYFPLCKAGMHVLVGTNITFGGEPKPHAMAQVDAWQQLQTFFHKHL, from the exons ATGGTGGCCTCGCTTCTCGCTGTCCTGCGAACAAGCAGGTTGTGTCAATGGGGCTGCAAGAGCAGGGCGCAGCTGTTAGGGCCCCTGCCGTTTGGTCCCGGTGGCTGGAGCACTTGGGCTCCTGAGCGGACAAACGCGACGCTGAGCCTGGAGCCCGCGGGCCGCAGCTGCTGGGACGAGCCGCTGAGCATCTCCGTGCGCGGCCTGGCCCCCGAGCAGCCCGTCACGCTGCGCGCCGCCCTGCGCGACGAGAAAGGCGCGCTCTTCCGCTCCCACGCGCGCTACCGCGCCGACCCCCACGGCGAGCTGGACCTGGCGCGCGCGCCCGCGCTGGGCGGCAGCTTCGCGGGGCTCGAGCCCATGGGGCTGCTCTGGGCCATGGAGCCCGACCGGCCGCTCTGGCGTCTGATCAAGCGCGACGTGCAGACGCCCTTCGTGGTGGAGCTGGAGGTGCTGGACGGCCACGAGCCCGACGGCGGGCGGCTGCTGGCGCGGGTGGTGCACGAGCGTCACTTCATGGCTCCCGGAGTGCGGCGTGTGCCCGTGCGCGAGGGCCGTGTGCGCGccaccctcttcctgcctccag aaCCTGGGCCCTATCCTGGGATCGTGGACCTTTTCGGAGTTGGAGGTGGCCTTCTGGAGTATCGAGCAAGTCTGCTGGCTGGGAAGGGCTTTGCTGTCCTGGCTCTGGCTTATTATAAGTACGATGACCTCCCCAAGGGCTTGGAAACCATGCGCATAGAGTACTTTGAAGAAGCCGTGAACTACCTGCTCAGTCACCCTGAG GTAAAAGGTCCAGGAATTGGGATTCTTGGGATTTCCAAAGGGGGTGAACTTGGCCTTGCTATGGCCTCCTTCCTGAAGGGCATCAAGGCTGCTGTCTTCATCAATGGCTCTGTGGCCGCTGTTGGGAACACCATATACTACAAAGAGGAGACTATCCCTCCTGTGTCTCTTCTGAGAGATCGAGTCAAAGTAACCAAAGATGGCTTCTTGGATGTTGTGGAAGGGCTGCAAAGCCCTTTGGTAGAGACGAAGAGCTTCATCCCTGTGGAAAGGTCTGACACCACCTTCCTGCTCCTTGTGGGTCAGGATGACCGCAACTGGAAGAGCGAGTTCTATGCCAATGAGATCTCCAAACGCTTACAGGCCCATGGGAAGGAGAAGCCCCAGATCATCTGCTACCCAGAAGCAGGACACTATATTGAGCCCCCTTACTTCCCCCTGTGCAAGGCTGGCATGCATGTCCTGGTGGGTACTAATATCACCTTTGGGGGGGAGCCTAAGCCTCATGCCATGGCCCAGGTAGATGCATGGCAGCAACTCCAGACTTTCTTCCACAAACACCTGTAA
- the LOC142835090 gene encoding acyl-coenzyme A thioesterase 2, mitochondrial isoform X2, whose amino-acid sequence MVASLLAVLRTSRLCQWGCKSRAQLLGPLPFGPGGWSTWAPERTNATLSLEPAGRSCWDEPLSISVRGLAPEQPVTLRAALRDEKGALFRSHARYRADPHGELDLARAPALGGSFAGLEPMGLLWAMEPDRPLWRLIKRDVQTPFVVELEVLDGHEPDGGRLLARVVHERHFMAPGVRRVPVREGRVRATLFLPPEPGPYPGIVDLFGVGGGLLEYRASLLAGKGFAVLALAYYKYDDLPKGLETMRIEYFEEAVNYLLSHPEVKGPGIGILGISKGGELGLAMASFLKGIKAAVFINGSVAAVGNTIYYKEETIPPVSLLRDRVKVRMTATGRASSMPMRSPNAYRPMGRRSPRSSATQKQDTILSPLTSPCARLACMSWWVLISPLGGSLSLMPWPR is encoded by the exons ATGGTGGCCTCGCTTCTCGCTGTCCTGCGAACAAGCAGGTTGTGTCAATGGGGCTGCAAGAGCAGGGCGCAGCTGTTAGGGCCCCTGCCGTTTGGTCCCGGTGGCTGGAGCACTTGGGCTCCTGAGCGGACAAACGCGACGCTGAGCCTGGAGCCCGCGGGCCGCAGCTGCTGGGACGAGCCGCTGAGCATCTCCGTGCGCGGCCTGGCCCCCGAGCAGCCCGTCACGCTGCGCGCCGCCCTGCGCGACGAGAAAGGCGCGCTCTTCCGCTCCCACGCGCGCTACCGCGCCGACCCCCACGGCGAGCTGGACCTGGCGCGCGCGCCCGCGCTGGGCGGCAGCTTCGCGGGGCTCGAGCCCATGGGGCTGCTCTGGGCCATGGAGCCCGACCGGCCGCTCTGGCGTCTGATCAAGCGCGACGTGCAGACGCCCTTCGTGGTGGAGCTGGAGGTGCTGGACGGCCACGAGCCCGACGGCGGGCGGCTGCTGGCGCGGGTGGTGCACGAGCGTCACTTCATGGCTCCCGGAGTGCGGCGTGTGCCCGTGCGCGAGGGCCGTGTGCGCGccaccctcttcctgcctccag aaCCTGGGCCCTATCCTGGGATCGTGGACCTTTTCGGAGTTGGAGGTGGCCTTCTGGAGTATCGAGCAAGTCTGCTGGCTGGGAAGGGCTTTGCTGTCCTGGCTCTGGCTTATTATAAGTACGATGACCTCCCCAAGGGCTTGGAAACCATGCGCATAGAGTACTTTGAAGAAGCCGTGAACTACCTGCTCAGTCACCCTGAG GTAAAAGGTCCAGGAATTGGGATTCTTGGGATTTCCAAAGGGGGTGAACTTGGCCTTGCTATGGCCTCCTTCCTGAAGGGCATCAAGGCTGCTGTCTTCATCAATGGCTCTGTGGCCGCTGTTGGGAACACCATATACTACAAAGAGGAGACTATCCCTCCTGTGTCTCTTCTGAGAGATCGAGTCAA GGTCAGGATGACCGCAACTGGAAGAGCGAGTTCTATGCCAATGAGATCTCCAAACGCTTACAGGCCCATGGGAAGGAGAAGCCCCAGATCATCTGCTACCCAGAAGCAGGACACTATATTGAGCCCCCTTACTTCCCCCTGTGCAAGGCTGGCATGCATGTCCTGGTGGGTACTAATATCACCTTTGGGGGGGAGCCTAAGCCTCATGCCATGGCCCAGGTAG